In Antechinus flavipes isolate AdamAnt ecotype Samford, QLD, Australia chromosome 3, AdamAnt_v2, whole genome shotgun sequence, a genomic segment contains:
- the CATIP gene encoding ciliogenesis-associated TTC17-interacting protein isoform X1 — translation MKGRGAKSPEPEVSEEPQSPAPEANYAALQFLSSISKEEIQLLYFSETLNMISETNQTLGEYTLDIQQAYYQNSEGDLMLCVLVHATSRGQLEEIPCGTSISGYLSWNLATYEQHHHEFIKFLPLPIDRKTTLLMEQEDILVTRVLKEGEDIKTEKISFSLSMMDGFISESANLVLLRVMGWRRKVPHNAKFLTLDEEGKLCHSTYEALGFQTIQFGSEKAEAMVVEQTMHSNEDIPMTWQYYLLSDGHLAKRIQVGSPFCCIINKMPIIRQEDKPEAKPVFEKKHLDWEEDLQLSAIYRDRKEELQASHTTYMRHHPEAQTLISDFLLFLLLRQPSNVVTFAAEYFGPFARGRPPLPPFRSSCRPSPFRSIRGLCVAHIVLEEMSEQSAEDKAEEISCHRQSPET, via the exons ATGAAGGGCAGAG GCGCCAAAAGCCCGGAGCCGGAGGTGTCCGAGGAACCACAGTCGCCCGCACCTGAAGCCAATTATGCAGCCTTGCAATTTCTGTCTTCAATCA GTAAAGAAGAAATTCAGTTGCTCTATTTTTCCGAGACTCTGAACATGATATCCGAGACTAACCAGACTCTAGGGGAATATACTCTGGACATACAGCAAGCCTATTACCAGAACTCTGAGGGGGACCTGATGCTCTGTGTCCTAGTGCATGCCACGAGCCGGGGTCAGCTGGAGGAAATCCCCTGTGGGACCTCTATCTCAG GCTATCTCTCCTGGAATTTGGCAACATATGAGCAGCACCATCATGAATTCATTAAG TTCCTACCCCTGCCGATTGACAGGAAGACTACATTATTGATGGAGCAGGAAGACATACTGGTGACTAGGGTCCTCAAGGAAGGTGAG GATATAAAGACGGAAAAGATATCGTTTAGTCTGAGTATGATGGATGGGTTCATCTCAGAGTCTGCCAACCTGGTCCTGCTGAGAGTGATGGGGTGGCGACGGAAGGTTCCCCACAATGCCAAATTCCTGACCCTTGATGAAGAAGGAAAGCTCTGCCATTCCACCTAT GAAGCCCTGGGCTTTCAAACCATTCAATTTGGCTCCGAGAAGGCTGAAGCAATGGTGGTAGAACAGACAATGCATTCCAACGAAGACATCCCCATGACATGGCAGTACTACCTGTTATCTGACGG ACACCTGGCCAAGAGAATCCAGGTGGGTTCCCCCTTCTGCTGCATCATCAACAAGATGCCCATAATAAGACAAGAGG ATAAGCCTGAAGCCAAACCAGTGTTTGAAAAGAAACACCTGGATTGGGAAGAGGATCTTCAGCTCTCTGCCATTTACCGGGATCGGAAG GAGGAGCTCCAGGCCAGCCATACCACTTACATGCGCCATCACCCAGAGGCCCAGACCCTCATCTCGGACTTCTTACTCTTCCTGTTGCTCCGCCAGCCTTCTAACGTGGTAACCTTTGCTGCCGAGTACTTTGGTCCCTTTGCCCGGGGCCGGCCTCCACTTCCCCCGTTCCGGTCCTCTTGCCGGCCCAGCCCTTTCCGAAGCATTCGCGGCCTCTGTGTCGCACACATTGTGCTAGAGGAGATGTCGGAGCAGTCAGCAGAGGATAAAGCTGAAGAGATTTCCTGCCACAGGCAGAGTCCTGAGACCTAA
- the CATIP gene encoding ciliogenesis-associated TTC17-interacting protein isoform X2, with protein sequence MISETNQTLGEYTLDIQQAYYQNSEGDLMLCVLVHATSRGQLEEIPCGTSISGYLSWNLATYEQHHHEFIKFLPLPIDRKTTLLMEQEDILVTRVLKEGEDIKTEKISFSLSMMDGFISESANLVLLRVMGWRRKVPHNAKFLTLDEEGKLCHSTYEALGFQTIQFGSEKAEAMVVEQTMHSNEDIPMTWQYYLLSDGHLAKRIQVGSPFCCIINKMPIIRQEDKPEAKPVFEKKHLDWEEDLQLSAIYRDRKEELQASHTTYMRHHPEAQTLISDFLLFLLLRQPSNVVTFAAEYFGPFARGRPPLPPFRSSCRPSPFRSIRGLCVAHIVLEEMSEQSAEDKAEEISCHRQSPET encoded by the exons ATGATATCCGAGACTAACCAGACTCTAGGGGAATATACTCTGGACATACAGCAAGCCTATTACCAGAACTCTGAGGGGGACCTGATGCTCTGTGTCCTAGTGCATGCCACGAGCCGGGGTCAGCTGGAGGAAATCCCCTGTGGGACCTCTATCTCAG GCTATCTCTCCTGGAATTTGGCAACATATGAGCAGCACCATCATGAATTCATTAAG TTCCTACCCCTGCCGATTGACAGGAAGACTACATTATTGATGGAGCAGGAAGACATACTGGTGACTAGGGTCCTCAAGGAAGGTGAG GATATAAAGACGGAAAAGATATCGTTTAGTCTGAGTATGATGGATGGGTTCATCTCAGAGTCTGCCAACCTGGTCCTGCTGAGAGTGATGGGGTGGCGACGGAAGGTTCCCCACAATGCCAAATTCCTGACCCTTGATGAAGAAGGAAAGCTCTGCCATTCCACCTAT GAAGCCCTGGGCTTTCAAACCATTCAATTTGGCTCCGAGAAGGCTGAAGCAATGGTGGTAGAACAGACAATGCATTCCAACGAAGACATCCCCATGACATGGCAGTACTACCTGTTATCTGACGG ACACCTGGCCAAGAGAATCCAGGTGGGTTCCCCCTTCTGCTGCATCATCAACAAGATGCCCATAATAAGACAAGAGG ATAAGCCTGAAGCCAAACCAGTGTTTGAAAAGAAACACCTGGATTGGGAAGAGGATCTTCAGCTCTCTGCCATTTACCGGGATCGGAAG GAGGAGCTCCAGGCCAGCCATACCACTTACATGCGCCATCACCCAGAGGCCCAGACCCTCATCTCGGACTTCTTACTCTTCCTGTTGCTCCGCCAGCCTTCTAACGTGGTAACCTTTGCTGCCGAGTACTTTGGTCCCTTTGCCCGGGGCCGGCCTCCACTTCCCCCGTTCCGGTCCTCTTGCCGGCCCAGCCCTTTCCGAAGCATTCGCGGCCTCTGTGTCGCACACATTGTGCTAGAGGAGATGTCGGAGCAGTCAGCAGAGGATAAAGCTGAAGAGATTTCCTGCCACAGGCAGAGTCCTGAGACCTAA